The following is a genomic window from Mycolicibacterium sp. TY81.
TCATGGTGACGAACTTGGCCACCAGGATGAATGCCGGCCCGTAGGGCGCGGTGGTGGTGGTCCAGATCGGACTCACGTTGTCCAGCAACGAGTTCGGGTTGTCGACCGGCCCGACGAGGTAGGGGTCCAGCCCGTCGCGCAGCAGGGCGCCCTGCGCCAGGTAGGAGTAGGTGTCGCGGCTGAACACCGGCACGCTCAGCAGCAGCGGCGCGAGCCAGAAGCCGGTCGTCGCGATCATCGTGTAATCGGTCGCGGTGCGGTCCACGACGCGCCGGCCCAGCGCGAGCCAGGCGATCAGCATCAGGGCGACGCCGGTCCACAGCAGGATCGACGACAGCACCAGCCCGTGGCCGAACCGGAACCACGACAGGTGCATCGACTCGAGCAGGGGATCGTGCTGCCGGGTGCTGCCGGCGCCGAGGCCGCCGAGGGCGATCAGGATGGCGCCGGCGAAGCCGAGCAGCGCGGGGCGGCCCTCGTCGGACCGTCCGAAGGCGGTGAGCCGGGCCAGCGCCCCGGGAGCCGTGGTCGAAGTCGACATCGTGGCCTACGCGGACCGGTTGGACGCCCGCCGGGCGAGTTCGGTGAGTCCGGCCTTGGCGCCGTCGTCGATGGGGGCCGCGGCGAGGGCGTCCAGTCCACGCTGGGTGAGCAGCGTGATGCGCTCCTCGACGGCGCTCAGTGCGCCGACGGCCTCGATCACGCCGCAGAGTTCGCCGACCTGGGCGTCGGTCAGATCCGTGCCGATCAGGTCGCGCAGCAGGGCCGCCGCGGCCGGGTCGGAGCTCTCGGCCAGTTCCACGGCCTCGGCCAGCAGCACGGTGCGCTTGCCCGAGCGCAGGTCGTCGCCCGACGGCTTGCCGGTGACGGCCGGGTCACCGAACACCCCGAGCACGTCGTCGCGCAGCTGGAATGCGATGCCGAGGTCGGTGCCGACCGCGTGGAAGATCTTCTGCACGTCGGGCCGGTCGGCGGCCGCTGCGGCGCCCAGCTGCAACGGCCGGGTGACGGTGTACGACGCGGTCTTGTAGAGGTTCACGTTCATGGCCGAGGCCACGGTGTCGGCGCCGCTGGATTCGGCGACGATGTCGAGGTACTGGCCGCCGAGGACCTCGGTGCGGATGTGCGCCCACACCTCGTTGACGCGCCGGCGGGCGTCGGCGGACAGGTCGGCGTTCGCGACGATGTCGTCCGCCCAGGACAGGGCCAGGTCGCCGAGCAGGATGGCCGCGGACAGCCCGAACTGCTCGGACGAACCGCGCCAGCCCTGCTGGCGGTGCCGCTCGGCGAACAGCCGGTGCACGGTGGGCAGGCCTCGGCGGGTCGCCGAACAGTCGATGACGTCGTCGTGCACCAGGGCGCAGGCCTGCAGCAGTTCCAATGCGGAGAACAGGCGCAGGACCGCCGGGTCGGCCGGGAGGCCGGGGTCGGGGGCGACGGCACGCCAGCCCCAGTACGCGAAGGCCGGGCGGACGCGCTTGCCGCCGCGCAGGACGAACTCTTCGAGTGCTCCGGTCACATCGGCGTAGGCGTCACCGATGTAGGCGCTGTCCCGCCGGCGTTCGGCGAGATAGTCGCGCAGTTGATCTGTGATGGCATTCGCCAGCTCGCCAGCCGACGGACCTGCGGCATCGACGCTCAGCGCGCGTCCCCTCTCCTGACCCCGAAATGGTGCATCCAGATTAGAGGGTGCCGAGTCGGCGGTCGGACACAGTGACAAAGTCACTCATCGGACACCGCGGCCAACTTGGGGGATCGGTCGCGGCTCCAGTAGGCGACGCCGCCGATCACGCCGGCGACCGCGAAGGCCAGGATGGCCATCCAGATGGCGGCCGTGGTGAACGAGCGCGCGCTCGGGTCGGTGTAGCGGGCCTGGGCCTTCATGGTGGTCACGACGCCGGGCTTGAGCTTCCACTGCACGATGTCGCTGGCCACCCGCTCGCCGTTGGTCGACGTGACATCGCCCGGAAACGCCACCGACAGCGTGACGTCGGACTCCGGGTCGCTCAGCGTCGTCAGGTCGACGCGGCCTTCGAGGATCACCAGGTCACCGGCGCGGCGAAGGGAGATGTCGGCACCCGCCGAGTCGCGGCTCAGATTGGCCAGCTGCGGCACCTCGGAGAAGTTCAGGTCCGAGAACACCGCCTCGGAGCCGACGTAGTCGTCCTTGCGGTAGTCCGAGACCACGACCTTCTGGGCGAACGGCAGGTTGTTTGTCAGCTGCGGACCCTTGTCGTCCGCGTTCTTGGCCTTTGCGGCGGCCACGATCTGACCGGACACCCGGTCGTCGGGCGAGATGGTGAGCGAGGTGTGGACGCGCACGCAGCCGACCGCCAGGGGGAGCAGCATCAGAAACAGCAGCAAGGCACGCAGGTGGCGGCGGCGGTTCACGCCGTTATCGTGCCAGATCGCGTCAGGGACAGCGGCACACCGGATGGATCACAGTGGCAGGGCGCGGCCGAGAATGGCGAACGGCCGGGGATCGCCCGGGAAGAAGTAGCTGCGCATGACGTCGTGGAAATCGAGCCGGCGGTACAGCTTCCAGGCCCGGTTGTCCTCGCCGTGGATCTCCGGGGTGGACAGCAGGACGTGGGATTCCGTGGCGCCGGCGAGCAGCCGGCGGGTGAGCGCCTCGCCGAGTCCCTGCCCCTGGGCCCGCGGGTGGATGTGCAGTTCGGTGAGCTCGAAATACCCGTTCATCAATTGGTCGATGCGTTCGCTGGGGGTGCCGACGTGGCGCAGGCCTGTCGCGACCTGTTGGTACCACCACTGATCGGGCGCGCCGCGGTACCCGTAGGCGACCCCGAGCATGGGGGCGGATCGCAGTGCCGCCTCCGGCGCCTCGTCGGCTGTGGGGACGTCGAACGCCGCGACGCCCGTCCAGCCTTCGCGGCGGGTGTGCTCCAGCCACATGGCGGCCCGCTGGCGTTCGGTGCCCCGTGGGTAGCGCATCGCGTCGACGTAGACGGACAGTGCGTCGTCGAGGCGGTACTGCATGTCAGCCGGCGACAGATCGGTCAGGAGCGTCGCCACGGTGTGAGCCTTTCGGTGCGGCAGGGAAGTCGGGTGTCGGGTTGCTGAACAGGCGCTGTCGCCCGGCCGACGTCCCAGTCTTACAATTCGGGAGTCTGAAGTATGTGGTACGTGTCTGTGTGACCTCGTATCATGACTGTTAGGTATCCGTGACCACGGGTGCAGACGTCAGGAGCCGCTGCCGGCAGCGGTGTGAGTTGGGAGGCGCGGATGCCACTCTCCGATCATGAGCAGCGCATGCTCGACCAGATCGAGAGTGCGCTGTACGCCGAGGACCCGAAGTTCGCTTCGAGCGTCCGGGGCGGCACGCTGCACGCGCCGTCGGCGCGACGGCGACTGCAAGGCGCAGGGCTGTTCGTCCTGGGTCTGGCGTTGCTGGTGCTGGGTGTGGCCTTTCGGATTCTGTGGATCAACCAGCTGCCGATCCTGAGCGTCATCGGTTTCGTGGTGATGTTTGCCGGTGCCGTGTTCGCGGTGACCGGGCCCCGGGTGTTGTCCAAGGAGAAGTCGTCCCCGGCGGGTGGCAAGTCCAAGCGGGCCCGTGCGGGCAACTCGTTCACCAACCGTATGGAAGACCGGTTCCGTCGCAGGTTCGACGACTAGACGCGGACGCGTGACGCAGGGGTAGCCGATTCGGCTGCCCCTGTTTTGTTTTTCGCTCGGCCTGGTTTGTTTTCGGCGCGCTCTTGCCTGTTCCGGGTGGTGTGACACCCGACACGCCGGATCCGTAGCGAAATTTGCCGGCGGCGATGTGCGCCGCGATTTTTCAGGGGCTGTGCTCCGCGGCTCCCCACAATGCCCCACCAATCTCCCACATGGGCTGCCAACTGGGATTTTGGCGGTCAGCCTGGCCGTTTGAGGCCGTTCTCCGCTCCCGTTCTCTCGTGATTGCTGCGTCAGGTGGGGCAGATAAGGCGATTTTTAGACTTGAGATGGAGAGAAGTGGGGGATTGTGGGGTAATGTGGCGGACATCGGAGAAACCGGACTCCGGAGTGGTGGGAGGTGCCTGATGTTCCTGGGTACCTACACGCCGAAGCTCGACGACAAGGGGCGACTGACGTTGCCCGCCAAGTTCCGCGATGCACTGGCAGGAGGGTTGATGGTCGCCAAAAGTCCAGATCACAGCCTCGCCGTGTACCCCAGGGCCGAGTTCGAAGCCGAGATCGCCCGCCGCGTGGCGAGCACTCCCCGGAACGACCCCGCCGCTCGTGCCGACCTGCGCGTTTTCGCCGCAGGCGCCGACGAGCAGCACCCCGACGCTCAGGGCCGCATCACCCTGTCGGCCGACCACCGTCGCTACGCGAGCCTGACCAAGGAATGCGTCGTGATCGGTGCGGTCGACTACCTGGAAATCTGGGACGCCGCGGCCTGGCAGACCTACCAAGAAACTCACGAAGAGAACTTCTCCGCGGCAAGCGATGAAGCGCTCGGCAGCACCCTTTGACCTGCAGGCCCGTGCAGCGTGGCCTCTGCCCGAACCGGCCCTGGCGTACTTCCCCAACGTCAGGTTCGCGAACTCGGACAGAGACCTCGCTGCAGGGGCCGCACAAATCCACCAGCTGAAGCCTTTTGGGGGTGTTGCGTTGACCGATCGTCGGCCGCACATTCCGGTGCTGCTGGACCGCTGCGTCGAGCTGCTGGCCCCGGCCCTCACCCGGGTCAGCGCCGATGGTGCCGGCGCCGTCATGATCGACGCGACGCTCGGCGCCGGTGGCCACTCCGAAGCCTTCCTCACGCGGTTCCCCGCTGTGACGCTCATCGGCCTGGACCGCGACCAGACCGCGCTGCGGCTCGCGGGGGAGCGCCTGGCGCCGTTCGGTGACCGCGTGCACCTGGTCCACACTCCGTACGACGGCATCGACGAGGCGCTGACCCAATCCGGTTACCGGCCAGGCGAATTGGACGCCATCCTGTTCGACCTCGGGGTGTCCTCGATGCAGCTCGACCAGGCCGAGCGTGGTTTCGCGTACGCGCAGGACGCGCCGCTGGACATGCGCATGGACCAGACCTCGGGCCTGACGGCGGCCGACATCCTGAACACCTACGACGCCAAGGCACTGACCCGCGTGCTGCGCGAGTACGGCGAGGAGAAGTTCGCCTCGCGCATCGCCGGCGCGATCGTCCGGGAGCGCGCCCGCCGCCCGTTCACCACGACGACCGAGCTGGTCGAGCTGCTCTACGCGGTGATCCCGGCCCCGGCCCGTCGCACGGGCGGGCATCCGGCCAAGCGGACGTTCCAGGCGCTGCGCACCGAGGTCAACGGTGAGCTGGACTGCCTGCGGGCGGCGATTCCCGCCGCGCTGGACGCGCTGCGTCCCGGCGGCCGGATCGCGGTCGAGGCGTATCAGTCGCTGGAAGACCGAATCGTCAAGGGGTACTTCACCGATGCCATCGCATCGCGTACCCCGGAGGGCCTGCCCATGGAGCTGCCCGGCTACGAGCCGCTCTTCACCGCGTTGACCCGGGGCGCCGAGCGGGCCGACGAACACGAACTCGAATTGAACCCGCGCAGCGCGTCCGTCCGCCTGCGCGCACTGGAAAAAGTTGTCACAAGGGGAGGTCTGTGATGGCAAAGCGGCCAGCACCGGTACGCGGCGGCAATGCTCGACGGGACTCCGACCCCGATCCGCGCCGCCGCACGACGCGCCGCGGCGGCGACCCGGCATCGCGTCGCGAGGGTGGCAAGGGGGAAGTCAAGCGCGACAACAAGACTGACGCGCGCGTCAAGCGCGGCAAGCGCGACGTCCGGCCGCAGCGGTCCAAGCCCACCGGCGCCGGCCCGCAGACCACACCGTTCGCCCGGCCGACGGCGGCGCCGTCGCGACCCAAGAGCGCCTCACAGGCCAAGGCCCGCGCCAAGGCACGGAAAGCCAAGGCGCCCAAGGTTGTTCGCACCCCGCTGCGGGAGCGGCTGCTCATCCGCATCGCCGAGATGGACCTCAACCCGCGGCATCTGATCGCGCGGGTGCCGTTCGTCGTGCTGATCATCGGGGCACTGGGCATGGGCCTGGGCGTCACGCTGTGGCTGTCGACGTCCGCGGCCGAACGGTCGTACGAGCTGGGCCGCGCCAAGGAGATCAATCAGGCTCTGCAGCAACAGAAAGAGGCGCTCGAGCGGGATGTGCTGGTCGCGCAGGCGGCGCCGGCCCTGGCCGATGCGGCGCGCAACCTCGGCATGATCCCGTCGCGCGACACCGCGCACCTGGTGCAGGACCCCACCGGCAACTGGCTGCTGGTCGGCAGCCCGAAGCCGGCGCAGGGAGTGCCGCCACCTCCGCTGAACACGCCACTGCCCGAAGCGGCCCCGCCCGCCCCGGCTGCGGCCCCGCGCCCGGCCCCGGCTGCCGCGCCCGCCCCGCAGCCGGCGCCTGCTGCCGCGCCCGCCCCCGCTCCGGCGGGTGTCCCAGCTGTTCCGGCTCCCGCAGCTGTTCCGGTCCCGGGTGCCGCTCCGGCCCCCCGCCGGCGTTCCGGCCCCGGCCGCCGCTCCGGCGCCCGTCGTGGTCGACCCGCGCGAGCAGGTCGTGCACGCACCGGCGCCCGCGGCTCCGGTACTCGCGGCGCCCGCCCTCGCGGCGCCCGTGCCCGCGGCTCCGGCGCTCCCGGTGCCTGGGCAGGGCACGCTGCCCGGCCCGGCGTTGCAGCCTGAGGCCGCGCTGCCGGCGCCCGTCGCACAAGCCCCGGTCGCACAAGCCCCGGTCGCACAAGCCCCGGCACAGGCCCCGGCTCCCGCTCCGGTCCCGGCCCCGGCGCCGGCGCAGCCCGCCCCCGGTCTGCCCGCATGAGCGGCACGCGACCGCGCAAGACCGCTGCCGCGCGGACGGGCGCGCCCCGCAAGCGGCCGGCCGCCAAACCGCGTCCCGCGCAACCGCATTCGGCGCACGACCGGCGGACCCGTGAGGCCGTCGTGCCCGAGGGGCGGACCGGCTCGTTCGGGTTCCGGCACAAGGCCGGCAACATCGTTATCGCGGTGGTGCTGCTGGCCGCGGCCGTCCAGTTGTTCTTCCTGCAGGGCCCGCGGGCGGCCGGTCTGCGCGCCGAGGCCGCCAGCCAGCTCAAGGTCACCGACGTGCAGAAGGCGGTGCGCGGCAGCATCATCGACCGCAACAACGCCAAGCTGGCGTTCACCATCGAGGCCCGCGCGCTGACCTTCCAGCCGAACCGGATCCGTCAGCAGCTGACCGAGGCCAAGGCCAAGACCCCGGCGGCGCCGGACCCCGACAAGCGGCTCAACGAGATCGCCGTCGGCGTGGCCGGCCTGCTGAACAACAAGCCCGATGCCGCGACCCTGGCCAAGAAGATCACCGGCCGCGACTCGTTCGTCTACCTGGCGCGGGCCGTCGACCCGGCGATCTCCGACGCCATCACCAAGAAGTACCCAGAGGTCGGCGCGGAGCGGCAGGACATCCGGCAGTACCCCGGTGGCTCGCTGGCCGCGAACGTCGTCGGCGACATCGGCTGGGACGGCCACGGCCTGCTCGGCCTCGAAGATTCCTTCGACGCAAAGCTTTCCGGCACCGACGGCTCGGTCACCTACGACCGCGGCTCGGACGGCGTGGTGATCCCCGGCAGCTACCGGGACCGGCACGACGCGATCAACGGCGCCACCATCCAGCTCACGCTCGACAACGACATCCAGTACTACGTCCAGCAGCAGGTGCAGCAGGCCAAGGACATGTCCGGCGCGCACGACGTGTCCGCGGTGGTTTTGGATTCGAAGACCGGCGAGATCCTCGCCATGACCAACGACAACACCTTCGATCCGGCCCAGGAGCTGAGCCGGCAGGACGACAAGCAGATGGGAAACCTGCCTGCGACGTCGCCGTTCGAGCCGGGCTCGGTGAACAAGATCGTCACCGCGGCGTCGGTCATCGAGTTCGGGCTGTCGAATCCCGATGAGGTGCTTCAGGTTCCGGGCAGCTACAACATGGGTGGTGTCACCATCCGCGACGCCTGGGGCCACGGCACCGACCCGTACACCACCACCGGCATCTTCGGGAAGTCCTCGAACATCGGCACCCTGATGCTGGCCCAGCGGGTCGGCCCGGAGCGCTTCGCCGACATGCTGACGAAGTTCGGCCTCGGCCAGCGCACGGGTTCGGGCCTGCCCGGGGAGAGCGCGGGTCTGGTCCCGCCGATCGACCAGTGGTCGGGCAGCTCGTTCGCGAACCTGCCCATCGGACAGGGCCTTTCGATGACCCTGCTGCAGATGACCGGCATGTACCAGGCCATCGCCAACGACGGCCTGCGCATCCCGCCGCGCATCGTCAAGTCGATCGTCTCGGCCGACGGCACGCACCAGGACCAGGCGGCTCCCGAGGGCGTGCAGGTCGTGTCGCCGCAGACCGCGGCGACACTGCGCAACATGTTCCGCGCGACCCTCCAGCGTGACCCGCGCGGCACCCAGCAGGGCACCGGCTGGCCGGGCGCTGTCGAGGGTTACCAGATGGCCGGCAAGACCGGTACCGCCCAGCAGATCAACCCGGCGTGCGGCTGCTACTACGACGACGACCACTACTGGATCACCTTCGCCGGCATGGCGCCGTCGGACGACCCGCGTTACGTCGTCGGGATCATGGCCAACAACCCGCAGCGCAATGCCGACGGCACGCCGGGCCACTCGATGGCGCAGCTGTTCCACAACATCGCGGCCTGGCTGATGCAGCGCGAGAACGTGCCGCTGTCGCCGGACCCCGGTCCGCCGCTGGTCCTGCAGGCGACCTGACGGGCGGGGCGCCCGTCTCCGGCCCGGTACTGTGTCATGGCCATGTCTTCGCCTACCTTGCGCCCCGCTGACCCTGTCGGGGCCGCGCTGGGCTCGTTGGCCGACCACGTCGGCGCCGCGCTGCCGTCCGAGGCCCAGGCCGGTGAGCTGCGCGTCACCGGTGTCACGCTGAGCAGTCGCGACGTCGTCGCCGGTGACCTGTTCGCGGCGCTGCCGGGATCGGCCGCCCACGGCGCGCGGTTCGCCGCCGACGCCGTCGCGGCCGGCGCCGCCGCGGTGCTGACCGACCCGGAGGGGCGGGAGCTCCTGGACGTGGATGTGCCCGTCCTCGTGCACCCCGACCCGCGGGCGGTCCTAGGGGAAGTTGCCGCCGAAATTTACGGCCGGCCCTCGGAGCGGCTGCGCGTCATCGGCATCACCGGAACGTCCGGCAAGACCACGACCACCTATCTGGTGGAGGCGGGGCTGCGCGCCGCGGGACGGGTGGCCGGGCTCATCGGCACCGTCGGCATCCGGATCGACGGGCGCGACCTGCCGAGCTCCCTGACCACCCCCGAAGCGCCGGCGCTGCAGGCGCTGCTGGCCACCATGGTCGAACGCGGTGTCGACACCGTCGTGATGGAGGTGTCGAGCCACGCGCTGTCGCTGGGCCGGGTGGACGCGCTGCGCTTCGCCGCCGGCGGTTTCACAAACCTGTCGCGCGACCACCTCGATTTCCACCCCACCATGGACGCCTACCTGGACGCCAAAGCCCGGCTGTTCCAACCTGATTCGCCCAACCATGCCGAAGTGTCGGTCGTCTGCGTGGACGACGACTGGGGCCGCAAGATGGCGGCGCGGGCCGCCGATCCGGTGACCGTCAGCACCACCGGCGACGCCGACTGGACCGTCACCGACATCGAGGCGGACCGCGGCGGCCAGCAGTTCACCGCCGTCGGGCCCGACGGCGCCCGGCACGCGCTGCGGATCGGCCTGCCCGGCGGCTACAACGTCGCCAACGCGCTGCTCGCGGTGGCACTGCTCGACGCCGTCGGTGTCACGCCTGAGCAGGCGGCACCCGGACTGGCGACCGCCACCGTGCCCGGCCGCCTGCAGCCCATCGACCGCGGCCAGGACTTCCTGGCCCTCGTCGACTACGCGCACAAGCCCGGCGCCCTGGAGGCGGTGCTGCAGACGCTGCGCCCGCAGACCCAGGGCCGCCTGGCGGTGGTGTTCGGCGCCGGCGGCAACCGGGATGCCGGAAAGCGCGAACCGATGGGACGCATCGCCGCGGAACTCGCCGACCTGGTCGTGATCACCGACGACAACCCGCGTGACGAGGATCCCGACCTCATCCGGGCCACCATCGCCGCGGGCGCCGCCGACGGTTCGGCCGAGGTGGTGGTGATCGGTGACCGCCGGGCCGCCATCGACCACGCCGTCGCCTGGGCGCGCGCGGGCGACACCGTCCTGGTGGCGGGCAAGGGCCACGAGTCGGGCCAGACCCGCGCCGGCCAGACCCGGCCCTTCGATGATCGTGATGAGTTGGCCGCCTCGCTCGATGCGGCGGCCGGGAAAGCTGGGGAGTCACCCGCATGATCGACCTGACCCTGGCAGAGATCGCCGACATCGTCGGCGGCGAACTGTCCGACATCACGCCGGAGGCTGCCGCCGCCACGCGTGTGACGGGCACCGTCGAATTCGACTCGCGGGCTGTCACCGCAGGCGGGCTGTTCCTGGCGTTGCCGGGCGCCCGGACCGACGGACACGACTTCGCCGCGGGTGCGGTGGCGGCAGGTGCCGTCGCGGTGCTGGCGGCCCGGCCGGTCGGCGTGCCGGCCATCGTCGTGAAACCGGTTGCCGGACAGGTCGATTCGGCCTCGGGCGCGCTGGAGCACGACACCGACGGCTCGGGTGCCGCGGTGCTGGCGGCCCTGGGCAAGCTGGCCCGTGCCGTGGCCGACCGGCTGACCGCCGGCGGTCTGCGGATCATCGGCGTCACCGGCTCGTCGGGCAAGACGTCGACCAAGGACCTGCTGGCCGCGGTACTGGCGCCGCTGGGTGAGGTGATCGCGCCGCCCGGATCGTTCAACAACGAGCTCGGCCATCCGTGGACCGTGCTGCGCGCCACCGGCGACACCGACTTCCTGGTGCTGGAGATGTCCGCGCGGCACCCCGGCAACATCGCCGCGCTCGCCGAGATCGCGCCGCCGTCGATCGGTGTGGTGCTCAACGTCGGCACCGCGCATCTCGGCGAATTCGGTTCACGCGACGTCATCGCCGCGACGAAATCCGAACTGCCGCAGGCTGTCCCGGCATCCGGTGTCGTCATCCTCAATGCCGACGATGGTGCCGTGTCCGCCATGGCGGACGTCACCCGGGCCCGGGTCGTGCGGGTATCCCGCTCGCCGGGCGCCGACCTGTGGGCCGGTGACGTCACCCTCGACGAGTTGGCCCGCCC
Proteins encoded in this region:
- the idsA2 gene encoding bifunctional (2E,6E)-farnesyl/geranyl diphosphate synthase, which gives rise to MANAITDQLRDYLAERRRDSAYIGDAYADVTGALEEFVLRGGKRVRPAFAYWGWRAVAPDPGLPADPAVLRLFSALELLQACALVHDDVIDCSATRRGLPTVHRLFAERHRQQGWRGSSEQFGLSAAILLGDLALSWADDIVANADLSADARRRVNEVWAHIRTEVLGGQYLDIVAESSGADTVASAMNVNLYKTASYTVTRPLQLGAAAAADRPDVQKIFHAVGTDLGIAFQLRDDVLGVFGDPAVTGKPSGDDLRSGKRTVLLAEAVELAESSDPAAAALLRDLIGTDLTDAQVGELCGVIEAVGALSAVEERITLLTQRGLDALAAAPIDDGAKAGLTELARRASNRSA
- a CDS encoding DUF3153 domain-containing protein encodes the protein MLLPLAVGCVRVHTSLTISPDDRVSGQIVAAAKAKNADDKGPQLTNNLPFAQKVVVSDYRKDDYVGSEAVFSDLNFSEVPQLANLSRDSAGADISLRRAGDLVILEGRVDLTTLSDPESDVTLSVAFPGDVTSTNGERVASDIVQWKLKPGVVTTMKAQARYTDPSARSFTTAAIWMAILAFAVAGVIGGVAYWSRDRSPKLAAVSDE
- a CDS encoding N-acetyltransferase, producing MATLLTDLSPADMQYRLDDALSVYVDAMRYPRGTERQRAAMWLEHTRREGWTGVAAFDVPTADEAPEAALRSAPMLGVAYGYRGAPDQWWYQQVATGLRHVGTPSERIDQLMNGYFELTELHIHPRAQGQGLGEALTRRLLAGATESHVLLSTPEIHGEDNRAWKLYRRLDFHDVMRSYFFPGDPRPFAILGRALPL
- a CDS encoding DUF3040 domain-containing protein, whose protein sequence is MPLSDHEQRMLDQIESALYAEDPKFASSVRGGTLHAPSARRRLQGAGLFVLGLALLVLGVAFRILWINQLPILSVIGFVVMFAGAVFAVTGPRVLSKEKSSPAGGKSKRARAGNSFTNRMEDRFRRRFDD
- the mraZ gene encoding division/cell wall cluster transcriptional repressor MraZ, which produces MFLGTYTPKLDDKGRLTLPAKFRDALAGGLMVAKSPDHSLAVYPRAEFEAEIARRVASTPRNDPAARADLRVFAAGADEQHPDAQGRITLSADHRRYASLTKECVVIGAVDYLEIWDAAAWQTYQETHEENFSAASDEALGSTL
- the rsmH gene encoding 16S rRNA (cytosine(1402)-N(4))-methyltransferase RsmH translates to MQARAAWPLPEPALAYFPNVRFANSDRDLAAGAAQIHQLKPFGGVALTDRRPHIPVLLDRCVELLAPALTRVSADGAGAVMIDATLGAGGHSEAFLTRFPAVTLIGLDRDQTALRLAGERLAPFGDRVHLVHTPYDGIDEALTQSGYRPGELDAILFDLGVSSMQLDQAERGFAYAQDAPLDMRMDQTSGLTAADILNTYDAKALTRVLREYGEEKFASRIAGAIVRERARRPFTTTTELVELLYAVIPAPARRTGGHPAKRTFQALRTEVNGELDCLRAAIPAALDALRPGGRIAVEAYQSLEDRIVKGYFTDAIASRTPEGLPMELPGYEPLFTALTRGAERADEHELELNPRSASVRLRALEKVVTRGGL
- a CDS encoding penicillin-binding protein 2 — protein: MSGTRPRKTAAARTGAPRKRPAAKPRPAQPHSAHDRRTREAVVPEGRTGSFGFRHKAGNIVIAVVLLAAAVQLFFLQGPRAAGLRAEAASQLKVTDVQKAVRGSIIDRNNAKLAFTIEARALTFQPNRIRQQLTEAKAKTPAAPDPDKRLNEIAVGVAGLLNNKPDAATLAKKITGRDSFVYLARAVDPAISDAITKKYPEVGAERQDIRQYPGGSLAANVVGDIGWDGHGLLGLEDSFDAKLSGTDGSVTYDRGSDGVVIPGSYRDRHDAINGATIQLTLDNDIQYYVQQQVQQAKDMSGAHDVSAVVLDSKTGEILAMTNDNTFDPAQELSRQDDKQMGNLPATSPFEPGSVNKIVTAASVIEFGLSNPDEVLQVPGSYNMGGVTIRDAWGHGTDPYTTTGIFGKSSNIGTLMLAQRVGPERFADMLTKFGLGQRTGSGLPGESAGLVPPIDQWSGSSFANLPIGQGLSMTLLQMTGMYQAIANDGLRIPPRIVKSIVSADGTHQDQAAPEGVQVVSPQTAATLRNMFRATLQRDPRGTQQGTGWPGAVEGYQMAGKTGTAQQINPACGCYYDDDHYWITFAGMAPSDDPRYVVGIMANNPQRNADGTPGHSMAQLFHNIAAWLMQRENVPLSPDPGPPLVLQAT
- a CDS encoding UDP-N-acetylmuramoyl-L-alanyl-D-glutamate--2,6-diaminopimelate ligase, translated to MSSPTLRPADPVGAALGSLADHVGAALPSEAQAGELRVTGVTLSSRDVVAGDLFAALPGSAAHGARFAADAVAAGAAAVLTDPEGRELLDVDVPVLVHPDPRAVLGEVAAEIYGRPSERLRVIGITGTSGKTTTTYLVEAGLRAAGRVAGLIGTVGIRIDGRDLPSSLTTPEAPALQALLATMVERGVDTVVMEVSSHALSLGRVDALRFAAGGFTNLSRDHLDFHPTMDAYLDAKARLFQPDSPNHAEVSVVCVDDDWGRKMAARAADPVTVSTTGDADWTVTDIEADRGGQQFTAVGPDGARHALRIGLPGGYNVANALLAVALLDAVGVTPEQAAPGLATATVPGRLQPIDRGQDFLALVDYAHKPGALEAVLQTLRPQTQGRLAVVFGAGGNRDAGKREPMGRIAAELADLVVITDDNPRDEDPDLIRATIAAGAADGSAEVVVIGDRRAAIDHAVAWARAGDTVLVAGKGHESGQTRAGQTRPFDDRDELAASLDAAAGKAGESPA
- the murF gene encoding UDP-N-acetylmuramoyl-tripeptide--D-alanyl-D-alanine ligase encodes the protein MIDLTLAEIADIVGGELSDITPEAAAATRVTGTVEFDSRAVTAGGLFLALPGARTDGHDFAAGAVAAGAVAVLAARPVGVPAIVVKPVAGQVDSASGALEHDTDGSGAAVLAALGKLARAVADRLTAGGLRIIGVTGSSGKTSTKDLLAAVLAPLGEVIAPPGSFNNELGHPWTVLRATGDTDFLVLEMSARHPGNIAALAEIAPPSIGVVLNVGTAHLGEFGSRDVIAATKSELPQAVPASGVVILNADDGAVSAMADVTRARVVRVSRSPGADLWAGDVTLDELARPRFTLHAGEQQVDVALAVHGDHQVSNALSAAAVALECGATLPQVADALAGAGPVSKHRMQVTTRADGVVVVNDAYNANPDSMRAGLKALAWMAKSARAESGAPVRSWAVLGEMAELGDDAIAEHDSIGRLAVRLDVSRLVVVGTGRTMGAMQHGAVMEGSWGSEVSPVPDAEAALDLLRAELEPGDVVLVKASNSAGLGALAEELAREGQA